In Gemmatimonadaceae bacterium, one DNA window encodes the following:
- a CDS encoding ECF-type sigma factor yields MSLESSDITRLVRSWAGGDEKALDQIVPILYDRLRQLAHERLRSEADGVSLNTTELVHEAYLKLADTRNPNLQHRSHFLALASRVMRNLLVDRARARLTRKRGSGQIPLEWADLPIPDAKLDVVMELDEALQRLEMLHQRQSQILEQRYFGGLSLEETAEALGVSLATVKRELRSARAWLALELRAEPSL; encoded by the coding sequence ATGTCATTAGAGTCGTCCGATATTACGCGCTTGGTTCGCAGCTGGGCCGGGGGCGATGAAAAAGCGCTTGATCAGATCGTGCCGATTCTTTACGACCGGCTGCGCCAGCTCGCCCACGAGCGGCTCAGATCCGAGGCCGACGGCGTGTCACTGAACACAACGGAGCTCGTACACGAAGCATATCTCAAGCTGGCCGACACGCGGAATCCGAACCTGCAGCATCGGAGTCACTTTCTCGCACTCGCGTCGCGGGTGATGCGCAATTTGCTGGTAGACCGTGCACGCGCGCGTCTGACCCGGAAGCGCGGCAGCGGTCAAATCCCGCTCGAGTGGGCGGACCTTCCAATCCCGGATGCAAAGCTTGACGTGGTTATGGAGCTGGATGAAGCGTTGCAGCGACTTGAAATGTTGCATCAGCGGCAGAGCCAGATTCTCGAGCAGCGTTACTTCGGCGGACTTTCCCTCGAAGAGACGGCAGAGGCCCTAGGGGTATCGCTTGCGACGGTTAAGCGGGAGCTGCGGTCTGCTCGCGCGTGGCTCGCGCTCGAACTCCGCGCCGAGCCATCGCTGTAG
- a CDS encoding plastocyanin/azurin family copper-binding protein — MVAKDQYGTPITNIASTSFSSQNGSVATVGNDGTVSAAGAGVAQVTASVTAGGVTKSGATTVTVKVAPTAATVRAPDFTFLPDIVDISVGGNVTWTIGAIHHNVTFDSPAAPASIDELRNASASRTFPAKGIFDYVCGFHAAMTGTVRVH, encoded by the coding sequence GTGGTCGCCAAGGATCAGTACGGCACGCCAATCACCAACATCGCCTCGACCAGCTTCTCCAGCCAGAACGGTTCCGTCGCCACGGTTGGCAATGATGGAACCGTATCTGCCGCGGGGGCGGGTGTGGCTCAGGTCACGGCCTCTGTTACGGCAGGAGGAGTCACCAAAAGTGGTGCCACGACCGTGACGGTTAAGGTGGCTCCGACGGCGGCGACGGTCAGGGCACCCGACTTCACCTTTCTGCCGGACATTGTAGACATTAGCGTGGGGGGGAATGTGACATGGACTATAGGGGCCATTCATCACAATGTGACGTTCGACAGCCCGGCTGCCCCTGCCAGCATCGACGAGTTGAGGAACGCCTCCGCCTCCCGGACGTTTCCAGCCAAAGGAATCTTCGACTACGTTTGCGGATTTCACGCGGCGATGACGGGTACCGTGCGCGTGCATTGA
- a CDS encoding multicopper oxidase domain-containing protein — MPATLSAVGATLIAGSGLARIAPGESSAAWLFNGMLPGPTIRARRGEQAQIRLINQLPEPTIVHWHGLIVPEEADGHPRRAIQGGATLDYRFPVVQRAGTFWYHPHPHGRTAAQIHRGLAGFFIISDEEEDSLGLPKGEREILLLLQDRDGDAGKAFDYAPSDTDLHAGILRNVAFGNGARMPSLNVIGGRYRFRVLNGSQARVYRLGLSNGAPFLVIGNDGGLLPSVAQVDSIFLGVGERVDFLVDFASVKVGSRLMLKSLPFEMATTSTGSFTQGAEMDLLELLRTEGGGGIERPLPATLSNVAPLAAAVSDRAFLLRSSNQKEMHLINGVSFDMDRIDERIPLGQVERWIFLNDSPLPHPVHLHGTQFQIESRVGGRNTVYPYERGWKDTVLLMPLEKVTVLVRFDRYRGVFPLHCHNLQHEDLGMMLNVDVT; from the coding sequence GTGCCCGCAACTTTATCGGCTGTTGGAGCCACGCTCATCGCCGGTTCCGGCCTCGCCAGAATTGCCCCGGGGGAGTCGTCGGCTGCCTGGTTATTCAATGGCATGCTGCCCGGACCCACGATTCGGGCGAGGCGTGGCGAACAGGCGCAGATACGTTTGATCAACCAGCTTCCCGAGCCTACCATCGTGCACTGGCACGGGCTTATTGTCCCTGAGGAAGCGGACGGCCATCCCCGCCGTGCGATTCAGGGTGGCGCGACGCTGGACTATCGGTTTCCGGTTGTCCAGCGGGCAGGGACATTCTGGTATCATCCTCATCCACACGGCCGCACTGCGGCGCAGATTCACCGCGGCCTTGCGGGATTCTTCATTATCAGCGACGAGGAGGAGGATTCACTCGGTCTTCCCAAGGGGGAGCGGGAGATTCTGCTTCTGCTCCAGGACAGGGACGGCGATGCGGGCAAGGCATTCGACTACGCGCCTTCAGATACCGACCTGCATGCTGGAATATTGCGTAATGTGGCGTTCGGAAACGGAGCAAGGATGCCGAGCCTGAATGTTATCGGCGGCCGTTATCGCTTTCGCGTGCTTAACGGTTCGCAGGCCCGGGTGTATCGCCTTGGACTTTCCAACGGTGCGCCTTTCTTGGTCATCGGGAACGATGGAGGACTGCTTCCTTCTGTTGCCCAGGTCGACAGCATCTTTCTTGGTGTGGGAGAACGTGTCGATTTCCTGGTCGATTTCGCCTCCGTAAAGGTGGGAAGCCGGCTGATGCTCAAGTCACTGCCGTTCGAAATGGCGACCACGTCCACTGGAAGCTTCACCCAAGGCGCGGAGATGGACCTGCTCGAGCTGTTGCGAACCGAAGGAGGCGGTGGAATCGAGCGGCCGCTTCCTGCGACGCTGTCAAACGTTGCGCCCCTCGCCGCCGCCGTCTCGGACCGGGCGTTTTTGCTCCGGAGTAGCAACCAGAAGGAGATGCACCTGATCAACGGCGTCTCATTCGACATGGACAGAATCGACGAGCGAATCCCTCTCGGGCAGGTCGAGCGATGGATTTTTTTGAATGACAGCCCGCTTCCCCATCCAGTGCACCTGCATGGTACACAGTTTCAGATCGAATCCCGCGTCGGTGGCCGCAACACGGTCTATCCCTATGAACGCGGTTGGAAAGACACCGTATTGCTCATGCCGCTGGAAAAGGTGACGGTTCTGGTGCGCTTCGATCGATACCGCGGGGTGTTCCCCCTGCACTGCCACAACCTCCAGCATGAGGACCTCGGGATGATGTTAAACGTGGACGTGACGTGA
- a CDS encoding plastocyanin/azurin family copper-binding protein gives MRKSLLLTAVIAFSAAACGGDSTAPRTGDNGGGGVGSPGGGSVQCPANTICMTGVRFSPTTLTVARGTAITFLNNSGILHNVLFGAIRSPGVTDIPNHSSGSNDRVFSAAGTWEFVCSLHSGMVGQIVVQ, from the coding sequence GTGCGAAAATCTCTGTTGCTCACCGCTGTCATCGCGTTCTCTGCCGCCGCATGCGGTGGGGATTCCACGGCTCCCAGGACTGGCGATAATGGGGGCGGGGGCGTTGGAAGCCCCGGGGGCGGAAGCGTTCAATGTCCGGCGAACACTATCTGCATGACTGGCGTGAGGTTCAGCCCGACCACGCTGACGGTCGCCCGCGGGACTGCGATTACCTTCCTCAACAACTCCGGCATCCTTCACAATGTGCTGTTCGGTGCAATCCGGTCCCCCGGTGTCACCGACATTCCAAATCACTCATCGGGCAGCAACGATCGTGTTTTTTCAGCAGCTGGAACGTGGGAGTTCGTCTGTTCCCTCCATTCGGGAATGGTCGGGCAGATCGTGGTTCAGTAG
- a CDS encoding D-aminoacylase: MRLSVTPSGTVPARASGPYDILITNARIVDGTGNPWYRGSVATAGDRIAYVGVSLPGQTARRVIDAKGQVVSPGFIDMLGHSEGSILRGPHAVSKITQGITSEITGEVTSAWPNYSKGEAPPATQGWRSLDGYFRELERRGAAINLGTYVGTSSVRRAVMGLEKRSPTHIEMAQMGALVDSAMRDGAMGLGTGLIYLPSTFFTTDELIALTKYVVPYRGGYATHMRSEGAGLLEAVRETIRIASGAGTWAQIRHIKSRSAAQMAQALGIIDSARKAGIDVTADQYPYIASGTGLSAMLNTWVQEGGSDSMVTRLREPAVRARLKTELGEDSAAGIRTAERTMVNSVSADSLKRFQGMRLTDIAKAWGKADAYDAAFDLLIGDRGRTSAIYFSFNEDALRMAMQKPWVSVGQDAGAVSPDSAGRFGERGHPRGFGTFPRILGRYVRQDSVITLEFAIRKMTSLAAQRVGLHDRGLLKAGMYADITVFDAETIIDRSTYEQPQQLSTGVSYVMVNGVPVVDNGKVTSALPGRALRGPGYLQRVRR; encoded by the coding sequence GTGAGATTATCCGTAACCCCTTCCGGTACCGTGCCGGCTCGCGCGAGCGGACCTTACGACATCCTGATCACGAATGCACGCATTGTCGATGGGACTGGTAATCCCTGGTACCGAGGCAGTGTAGCCACGGCTGGTGATCGCATCGCGTATGTGGGAGTATCGCTGCCGGGCCAGACCGCGCGCCGTGTTATCGATGCCAAGGGACAGGTGGTTTCACCCGGGTTCATCGATATGCTCGGCCATTCCGAAGGTTCGATCCTCCGCGGGCCGCACGCTGTATCGAAAATCACTCAGGGAATTACCAGTGAGATCACCGGCGAGGTGACTTCAGCGTGGCCGAACTATTCGAAGGGAGAGGCGCCGCCGGCAACGCAGGGGTGGAGATCGCTCGACGGGTATTTCCGGGAGCTCGAGCGGCGCGGGGCAGCGATCAATCTCGGCACTTACGTCGGTACCAGCTCGGTGCGCCGCGCAGTGATGGGTCTCGAGAAGCGCTCGCCCACACACATCGAGATGGCGCAGATGGGCGCGCTGGTCGACTCGGCGATGCGCGATGGCGCTATGGGACTCGGCACGGGGCTCATTTATCTCCCAAGCACTTTCTTCACGACAGACGAGCTGATCGCGCTCACTAAATATGTGGTTCCCTATCGCGGCGGTTACGCGACGCACATGCGAAGTGAAGGCGCCGGTCTGCTGGAGGCAGTGCGCGAAACCATCAGGATTGCATCGGGTGCCGGAACCTGGGCGCAGATTCGTCACATCAAATCCCGCTCGGCCGCACAGATGGCGCAGGCGCTTGGCATCATCGACTCGGCGCGGAAGGCAGGCATCGATGTCACCGCCGATCAGTATCCGTACATCGCGAGCGGTACCGGACTGTCGGCAATGCTCAACACCTGGGTGCAGGAGGGCGGCAGTGATTCGATGGTGACCCGCCTGCGCGAGCCAGCGGTGCGAGCGCGGCTGAAGACCGAACTGGGCGAGGACTCAGCTGCCGGTATCAGAACAGCAGAGCGCACTATGGTGAATTCGGTTTCAGCCGATTCTCTCAAGCGATTTCAGGGAATGCGGCTCACCGATATTGCGAAAGCATGGGGGAAGGCCGATGCCTACGACGCTGCCTTCGACCTGTTGATCGGCGACCGTGGCCGCACGAGTGCCATCTACTTCTCGTTCAACGAGGATGCGCTCCGGATGGCGATGCAGAAGCCGTGGGTATCCGTCGGGCAGGATGCGGGTGCAGTGAGTCCCGATTCAGCCGGCAGATTCGGCGAGCGCGGACATCCGCGGGGCTTCGGAACATTCCCCCGCATTCTCGGGCGTTACGTGCGTCAGGACTCGGTGATCACTCTCGAGTTTGCGATCCGCAAGATGACATCACTGGCCGCACAGAGGGTGGGACTTCACGATCGAGGGCTGTTGAAGGCGGGCATGTATGCCGACATCACTGTCTTCGACGCGGAGACCATCATCGACCGTTCGACGTATGAACAGCCACAGCAATTGTCGACTGGCGTGAGCTACGTGATGGTGAATGGCGTGCCGGTGGTGGACAATGGGAAGGTCACATCGGCGTTGCCCGGCCGCGCGCTGAGGGGGCCTGGTTACTTGCAGCGTGTGAGACGCTAG
- a CDS encoding VWA domain-containing protein, with the protein MRSHTYSRFSPEMADAVDLQALLGKLADFLLQSGFAGGQQFDPWGDFYDEPDRSVEALKQAILDALIDSGQFTPELLKALRGDGTEDAEEQLAKLLDDLVKRLSAEGYLNTDAPPQMPAGHQQVTGPGGLAHEASKSVQFNLTDKAIDFLGYKSLRSILGSLGKSSFGSHDTPYLATGIEADGWSKPYEFGDVLNIDVNETLLNSLARTGSLEVPMDLDYSDLMVRQSEYRSSCATVLMLDTSHSMILYGEDRFTPAKKVALALTHLIRTQFPGDTLRVVLFHDSAEEIPLATLPQAQVGPYHTNTAEGLKLARRILMSQKKDMRQVVMITDGKPSALTLPNGQIYKNSMGLDLAVVSETLKEVANCRRSGIMINTFMLARDRALVEFVKRVSEISRGKAYFTNTMTLGQFILMDFLRKKTRQVS; encoded by the coding sequence ATGCGGTCGCATACGTACTCCAGATTCAGCCCGGAAATGGCAGATGCCGTTGACCTTCAGGCACTGCTTGGCAAACTCGCCGACTTTCTGTTGCAGTCCGGGTTCGCCGGCGGGCAACAGTTCGATCCGTGGGGAGATTTCTACGACGAACCCGATCGTTCGGTTGAAGCGCTCAAGCAGGCGATTCTCGATGCACTCATAGATAGCGGACAATTCACCCCCGAGCTGCTGAAAGCCCTTCGCGGTGACGGCACTGAAGACGCCGAAGAACAGCTTGCGAAGCTGCTCGACGATCTCGTCAAGCGTCTGTCCGCCGAGGGCTATCTCAACACAGATGCTCCACCGCAAATGCCGGCCGGTCATCAGCAGGTTACCGGGCCAGGTGGACTCGCGCACGAGGCCTCGAAGAGTGTGCAGTTCAATCTCACTGACAAGGCGATCGATTTTCTCGGCTATAAATCGCTCAGGTCGATACTAGGCTCACTCGGAAAGTCGAGCTTTGGGAGTCACGACACACCTTATCTGGCAACGGGCATCGAAGCAGATGGATGGAGCAAGCCATACGAATTCGGCGATGTTCTCAACATCGACGTCAACGAGACGCTCCTCAATTCGCTGGCACGGACGGGTTCGCTCGAAGTGCCGATGGATCTCGACTACAGTGATCTGATGGTGAGGCAATCCGAGTACCGGTCATCGTGCGCTACGGTGCTGATGCTCGACACTTCGCATTCGATGATTCTGTACGGCGAGGACCGTTTTACTCCGGCCAAGAAAGTTGCGCTCGCTCTTACGCATCTCATCCGCACGCAGTTCCCTGGCGACACGCTTCGTGTGGTGCTGTTCCACGATTCCGCGGAGGAAATTCCGCTTGCAACTCTGCCGCAGGCGCAGGTGGGGCCTTACCACACCAACACTGCCGAGGGTCTCAAGCTCGCCCGGCGTATCCTGATGTCGCAGAAAAAGGACATGCGGCAGGTGGTAATGATCACTGATGGCAAGCCGAGCGCCCTGACCCTGCCCAATGGGCAGATCTACAAGAATTCGATGGGGCTGGATCTCGCGGTTGTGAGCGAGACACTGAAGGAGGTCGCAAATTGCCGGCGGTCGGGGATCATGATCAACACCTTCATGCTCGCTCGCGACCGCGCACTCGTGGAGTTTGTCAAACGCGTCTCCGAGATCAGCCGCGGCAAGGCGTACTTCACCAACACCATGACGCTTGGCCAGTTCATCCTGATGGACTTTCTCCGGAAGAAGACGCGCCAGGTTTCGTAA
- a CDS encoding MFS transporter, translated as MPPIREPMNPFRVLQAHRNFRLFWMGQTVSLIGTWMHQVALGWLALQLSNDAFIVGLVSAAGSLPILLFSLYAGVLVDRRDKLKLVTIAQVLLSVEAAILWWLVWTNHINIPVLITLALVNGLISAVEIPARQSLIVDLVGRDDIVDAIALNSGGFNLARIIGPSVAAAVIAGAGLAWCFGINALSYIAVIGCLLAIRLPKFIPAQREVAAFEGLKEGLAYIRSKREVTGLMGIIAIYSIFGFQYLTLMPVLARDVLRTNASGYGLLVTFVGVGALAGALALAALSARIRRGRLFMASALSFALLLMIFAIVDVFEVAAGVLLFLGLTMLINGALANGILQSVVPDELRGRVMAAYVFVYVGFTPIGSLIAGAVARATSVQWAIGTGAVVMLCYAAWAFWRFPELRRV; from the coding sequence ATGCCACCCATTAGAGAACCGATGAACCCGTTTCGCGTGCTGCAGGCGCACCGGAATTTTCGGCTGTTCTGGATGGGGCAGACGGTATCCCTTATCGGGACGTGGATGCATCAGGTGGCGCTGGGGTGGCTGGCGCTGCAGTTGTCCAACGACGCGTTCATCGTCGGGCTGGTGAGTGCCGCCGGGTCGCTGCCAATACTTTTGTTCTCGCTATATGCCGGCGTGCTTGTCGACCGCCGCGACAAGCTGAAGCTGGTGACGATCGCTCAGGTCCTGCTGTCGGTCGAGGCCGCGATTCTGTGGTGGCTTGTATGGACGAACCACATCAACATTCCGGTGCTGATCACTCTTGCGCTGGTAAACGGTCTCATCAGCGCAGTGGAGATACCGGCGCGGCAATCGCTGATCGTCGATCTCGTGGGGCGGGACGACATCGTCGACGCAATCGCGCTGAACTCCGGTGGCTTCAATCTCGCGAGGATCATCGGACCGTCGGTCGCCGCCGCCGTGATTGCCGGGGCCGGACTGGCATGGTGCTTCGGGATCAATGCATTGAGCTACATCGCCGTGATCGGATGCCTTCTGGCGATCCGGCTTCCGAAGTTCATCCCGGCGCAACGCGAAGTGGCTGCTTTTGAAGGGCTCAAGGAAGGGCTCGCTTATATCAGATCGAAACGCGAAGTCACCGGTTTGATGGGCATCATTGCCATTTATTCGATCTTCGGATTTCAGTACCTGACATTGATGCCGGTGCTGGCGCGTGACGTATTGCGCACCAACGCCAGCGGCTACGGGTTGCTCGTTACCTTCGTGGGAGTAGGTGCCCTGGCCGGCGCGCTGGCGCTGGCTGCGTTGAGCGCCCGTATCCGAAGGGGGCGGCTGTTCATGGCGTCAGCGCTCTCGTTCGCCTTGCTACTGATGATTTTCGCCATCGTCGACGTGTTTGAGGTCGCTGCCGGAGTGCTGCTTTTCCTCGGGTTGACGATGCTCATCAATGGCGCTCTGGCGAACGGAATTCTGCAATCCGTCGTGCCGGACGAGCTTCGCGGCCGGGTGATGGCGGCATACGTGTTCGTGTACGTGGGCTTCACGCCGATCGGGTCGCTGATAGCCGGGGCGGTTGCGCGCGCTACAAGCGTGCAGTGGGCAATCGGCACCGGCGCGGTGGTAATGCTTTGTTATGCGGCATGGGCGTTCTGGAGATTTCCTGAGCTGCGCCGAGTGTAA